From the Brevibacillus choshinensis genome, one window contains:
- a CDS encoding NAD-dependent succinate-semialdehyde dehydrogenase translates to MNPIQHDDWNYAWINGEKVFLKESMDVINPANGKPMGRVPRGGKELTQQAIDAAAKAFPAWSKLPADQRSSYLLEWAERILADRERLAWLLSTEQGKPLEEARGEIFGTTVYIRWYAEEGKRAYGEIIPASRQGQRLMVFKEAIGVVGLIPPANFPGAIVANKVAPALAAGCTFVLKPAEQTPLIAIALLDHLMATGIPAGVANVVTGVAEEIGTTLSADPRVRKIGFTGSTEVGKILMRQAADNVKRLTLELGGNAPVVVFPDANLEKAVDAIMGNKFENCGQVCNGINLIYAHESIRLQLVEKLAEKIRNLKVGIGTEEGTQIGPMIDPSYLDKVETLVRDAVEKGAKLVVGGKRVTDEGLQDGYFYAPTLLDDVTADMELTKREIFGPVAPVLTFTDEAEVLARCNNTPYGLAAYVFTKDAARMFRMIDGLEVGNLAINGTSLANPQSPFGGVKESGIGRVGGHQGLEEYMELKYVALTIE, encoded by the coding sequence ATGAACCCGATTCAACATGACGACTGGAACTATGCCTGGATCAATGGGGAAAAAGTATTTCTGAAAGAATCGATGGATGTCATCAATCCAGCGAACGGAAAGCCGATGGGACGCGTTCCCCGTGGTGGCAAGGAATTAACCCAGCAGGCGATTGATGCAGCAGCAAAAGCATTCCCGGCTTGGTCAAAGCTACCAGCTGATCAGCGTTCATCATACCTTCTAGAGTGGGCGGAACGCATTCTGGCAGACAGGGAACGGCTAGCATGGCTGTTGTCTACGGAACAAGGGAAGCCGCTTGAGGAAGCAAGAGGCGAAATTTTTGGGACGACGGTCTACATTCGCTGGTATGCAGAAGAGGGTAAGCGTGCGTATGGTGAGATTATTCCAGCTTCTCGTCAAGGCCAACGCCTGATGGTGTTTAAAGAAGCAATCGGTGTAGTTGGATTAATTCCTCCCGCGAACTTCCCAGGCGCTATTGTAGCGAACAAAGTAGCACCTGCACTTGCAGCAGGCTGCACCTTTGTTCTGAAGCCGGCCGAACAGACACCGCTTATTGCCATCGCTTTGCTCGATCACCTGATGGCAACCGGTATTCCAGCAGGTGTAGCCAATGTTGTGACTGGCGTAGCGGAGGAAATAGGTACTACCTTGTCAGCCGATCCGCGCGTACGCAAAATAGGGTTCACCGGTTCGACGGAGGTAGGCAAAATCTTGATGCGCCAAGCGGCTGACAATGTAAAGCGTCTAACGCTAGAGCTGGGCGGAAATGCGCCTGTCGTCGTCTTTCCTGATGCCAATCTGGAAAAGGCTGTCGATGCCATTATGGGTAACAAATTTGAGAATTGCGGACAAGTTTGCAACGGGATCAACTTGATCTACGCCCACGAATCGATTCGTCTGCAGCTCGTTGAAAAGCTCGCAGAAAAGATTCGCAACCTCAAAGTAGGAATCGGCACGGAGGAAGGCACACAGATTGGCCCGATGATTGACCCAAGCTACCTGGATAAAGTCGAAACACTGGTGCGCGATGCAGTGGAAAAAGGAGCGAAGCTCGTTGTCGGTGGCAAACGCGTGACGGATGAGGGGCTGCAGGACGGGTATTTTTATGCCCCCACCCTTCTCGATGATGTGACCGCGGACATGGAATTGACAAAGCGTGAAATCTTTGGTCCGGTCGCACCCGTACTTACTTTTACTGATGAAGCTGAAGTCCTGGCGCGTTGCAACAATACACCTTATGGATTGGCTGCCTATGTGTTCACCAAAGATGCTGCGCGGATGTTCCGCATGATTGATGGACTCGAGGTAGGAAATCTGGCGATCAACGGGACCTCTCTTGCCAATCCTCAGTCGCCATTCGGTGGCGTAAAGGAAAGTGGGATCGGCAGAGTCGGCGGTCACCAAGGGCTTGAGGAATACATGGAACTGAAATATGTGGCGTTAACCATCGAGTAA
- a CDS encoding glutamine synthetase family protein, whose translation MGKLDLAALKDQYQNGTIDMITVAGVDMQGKLFGKKVPVRYFLDDAISGIHTCAINFIWDVSLKYAENYKFCNFDTGLHDIKVVPDLSTLRTYPWIPKNAVVLGDIYNKDGSEVTIAPRNILKKQLAKAEALGYRSYAASEIEFHIFKETIDSAREKNFSNLQPLFSYPVDYSIYRLNVDDWFLGQLARYLEEAGIPVEALKGEWGNGQVELNVQYAEALEMADRTAIYKNGIKEIAALNNLMVTFMAKHDTDASGSSGHTHISLWDLEGNNMFYDANHPYKLSDTGRYFLGGMMALAPEFMLFYAPFINSYKRLANTGGAPNTQTWGEDNRTTAFRVDGHGKSCRIENRVPGSDANHYLVLAACLASGLYGIEHKIDIEAPTKGDASSAPGVKRLPSNLAEAIQKLSQSKIARELFGDDVVEHYLTAANNELNDYFLEVTDWERKKYFEFI comes from the coding sequence TTGGGTAAGCTTGATCTCGCAGCATTAAAGGATCAATACCAGAATGGAACAATCGACATGATTACGGTTGCCGGTGTAGATATGCAAGGAAAGCTGTTCGGAAAAAAAGTGCCGGTACGCTACTTCCTAGATGATGCCATCAGCGGAATTCATACATGTGCAATCAATTTTATCTGGGATGTCAGCCTGAAATATGCGGAGAACTATAAGTTCTGCAACTTTGATACAGGGCTTCATGATATCAAAGTCGTTCCGGACCTATCGACATTGCGCACCTACCCCTGGATTCCGAAAAATGCGGTTGTGCTTGGCGATATTTACAACAAGGACGGATCGGAAGTAACGATTGCCCCTCGGAATATCTTGAAAAAGCAATTAGCAAAGGCAGAAGCGTTGGGCTATCGCTCCTATGCCGCATCAGAAATCGAGTTTCATATTTTCAAAGAAACGATTGATTCTGCTCGCGAAAAGAACTTTTCGAATTTGCAGCCGCTCTTTTCCTATCCGGTAGACTATTCGATCTATCGTCTCAACGTGGATGATTGGTTCCTCGGCCAGCTTGCTCGATATCTGGAAGAGGCGGGAATCCCTGTGGAAGCACTAAAAGGAGAATGGGGTAACGGCCAGGTTGAGTTGAATGTGCAATACGCGGAAGCATTGGAAATGGCCGACCGGACAGCCATTTACAAAAATGGCATTAAAGAGATCGCGGCCCTGAACAACCTCATGGTGACGTTCATGGCGAAACATGATACGGATGCTTCTGGCAGCAGCGGACACACGCACATTAGCTTGTGGGATCTGGAAGGAAACAACATGTTTTATGATGCCAACCATCCGTATAAATTGTCTGACACTGGGCGCTACTTCCTCGGTGGCATGATGGCCCTTGCTCCTGAGTTCATGCTATTTTATGCGCCATTCATCAATTCGTACAAGCGTCTAGCAAATACGGGAGGGGCGCCGAATACGCAGACATGGGGCGAAGATAATCGCACGACGGCTTTCCGCGTAGATGGACATGGCAAATCATGCCGCATCGAAAACCGGGTTCCTGGCTCAGATGCCAATCATTATCTCGTACTGGCAGCTTGCTTGGCTTCTGGACTGTATGGCATCGAACACAAAATTGACATTGAAGCACCGACGAAAGGAGATGCTTCCAGTGCTCCTGGCGTCAAGCGCTTGCCTTCCAATTTGGCAGAAGCGATCCAAAAGCTTTCGCAAAGTAAAATCGCTCGCGAGCTTTTTGGGGATGATGTGGTCGAGCATTACCTGACAGCTGCCAATAATGAATTGAACGATTATTTCCTTGAGGTAACAGATTGGGAACGGAAAAAATATTTTGAGTTTATTTAA
- a CDS encoding APC family permease: protein MSNATAEVQTPEGGTNLGYKQELKRALTFKDLVIYGLITMLPIAPIQVYGMIAHETSGMVPIVYLVGVIAMVFTALSYSKMSNEFPIAGSVYSYVQRGLNPHIGFVTGWLIAVDYLMAPALLTAFSAMWLNSIIPAIPSPVIVLVFLAINTFVTARGITLTATTNKIFLFLEIAILLVFMGFAFKFVFIDGHGAGGFSLAPLFQADKIDLGFIASAASIAVLGFLGFDVISTLSEEVENPGRTVGRATVSTLVLIGLIFMVQTYLAALAHPDYSNLDPDMAYFDIAREVGGEFLYYALILIAVAAVGIANALAIQSAISRIIYSMSRDKLLPMSGFLGKIHPKYKTPFNATIFVGTASFFIAMFMPIETIIQLVNFGALTSFMVLNLSVFAYFFVKKRKRDMKGFFNYCLLPWLGFLVIGFVWWGFDWKTFAVGTSWMVVGVILLAFKTKGFKELPPTMRDL, encoded by the coding sequence ATGTCAAATGCCACTGCAGAAGTGCAAACACCCGAGGGTGGCACGAACCTTGGCTACAAACAGGAGCTGAAACGAGCCCTTACGTTCAAGGATCTTGTCATCTACGGTCTGATCACGATGCTTCCGATCGCACCCATTCAGGTGTATGGGATGATTGCACATGAAACATCAGGGATGGTTCCGATCGTTTATTTGGTCGGGGTCATCGCTATGGTCTTTACCGCTCTCAGCTATAGCAAAATGAGTAATGAGTTTCCCATTGCAGGTTCTGTTTACTCGTATGTACAACGTGGTTTGAACCCTCATATCGGGTTTGTAACCGGATGGTTGATCGCAGTTGATTATTTGATGGCCCCAGCATTGCTGACGGCATTTTCGGCGATGTGGTTGAACAGCATTATTCCTGCAATACCTAGTCCTGTCATTGTCTTGGTGTTTCTTGCAATTAATACGTTTGTTACTGCTCGAGGAATTACGCTGACAGCAACGACGAACAAGATCTTTCTGTTTTTGGAGATTGCCATCCTTCTCGTATTTATGGGATTTGCTTTCAAATTTGTGTTTATTGACGGGCATGGGGCAGGAGGTTTCTCCTTGGCACCGTTGTTCCAAGCCGACAAGATTGACCTTGGCTTTATCGCGAGTGCAGCTTCTATCGCGGTTCTAGGTTTCCTAGGATTCGACGTCATTTCAACGCTGTCAGAAGAAGTGGAAAATCCTGGCAGAACTGTTGGGCGTGCTACCGTGTCAACTTTGGTACTGATCGGTTTGATTTTTATGGTGCAAACCTATCTAGCAGCACTAGCTCACCCGGATTACTCCAACCTTGACCCGGATATGGCTTACTTTGACATCGCGCGAGAGGTCGGTGGAGAGTTTCTGTACTACGCGCTGATCTTGATTGCCGTCGCAGCAGTGGGGATTGCGAACGCTTTGGCCATTCAATCCGCCATTTCGCGTATTATTTACTCGATGAGCCGCGACAAGCTGCTGCCCATGTCGGGATTTTTGGGCAAAATTCACCCGAAATATAAAACACCATTTAATGCGACCATTTTCGTCGGGACGGCTTCCTTCTTCATTGCCATGTTTATGCCGATCGAAACGATCATTCAACTGGTCAACTTCGGTGCATTGACATCCTTCATGGTGCTGAATCTTTCCGTTTTTGCGTACTTCTTTGTGAAAAAGCGGAAAAGAGATATGAAAGGCTTCTTCAACTATTGCCTGCTCCCATGGCTCGGCTTCCTCGTCATCGGATTCGTTTGGTGGGGCTTTGACTGGAAAACGTTTGCGGTTGGGACAAGCTGGATGGTCGTTGGTGTGATTCTGCTCGCATTTAAAACAAAAGGATTCAAAGAACTGCCGCCAACGATGAGAGATTTGTAA
- a CDS encoding MFS transporter codes for MNDRITIPIWAIGSFLVLMNTTMFNVSLPSIITTLQIDAGLGSWIVSGYSIVFALSTIIFSRLSDSLPIRNLLTIGLSILGVSSIIGYMADSFSLILLARLLQACGAGAVPGLGMILASRYIPVERRGRAITVLASGSILAFGLGPVIGGALTQVMGFHGLFLIICLVFVLIPVLWRLLPRETSQKLQFDFVGAILTVIATASLLLALTQLSFLYLLIGIAAIVANVRHLRHKEKPFIYPALLSHAGYRKLVMIGFCAFILNMSNLFLMPLVLSEVFHQSAATIGLTIFPGAILSSLVIPFIGRLIDKHGNFRFLLGAHFVLIISILITAVFLPHSPLVILFSYVLFAPSLSTVTSTLSNEVSQILPKEMVGAGMGLLQLSQFLGGSFSVALCGLLLSWEKGLPVQAAFQNVFFLLFLVLLGAIVMVIRYRSTRQVQSFEA; via the coding sequence ATGAACGATAGAATCACCATCCCCATCTGGGCCATCGGATCTTTCCTCGTTCTGATGAATACGACGATGTTCAACGTTTCCTTGCCCAGTATCATTACGACTTTGCAAATCGATGCGGGGCTCGGATCCTGGATCGTTTCCGGCTACTCCATCGTATTTGCTCTTTCTACGATTATATTCAGCCGGCTTTCTGACAGTCTCCCGATACGAAATCTGCTTACGATCGGACTTAGCATACTTGGCGTTTCCTCTATTATCGGGTATATGGCTGACAGCTTTTCCCTCATTTTGCTAGCACGCCTTCTACAAGCATGTGGTGCTGGGGCTGTTCCCGGACTTGGGATGATCCTCGCCAGCCGTTATATACCCGTGGAGCGACGAGGTAGAGCGATCACCGTACTGGCTTCCGGTAGTATATTGGCATTCGGACTTGGCCCTGTCATCGGAGGAGCTCTCACACAAGTGATGGGTTTCCATGGACTGTTTTTAATTATTTGCTTGGTCTTCGTGCTGATTCCTGTTTTGTGGCGGCTATTGCCCAGGGAGACTTCTCAAAAGCTGCAATTTGATTTCGTCGGAGCCATTTTGACCGTCATCGCAACTGCGAGCCTGTTGCTTGCCCTGACTCAGCTATCTTTCCTCTATCTTCTGATCGGGATCGCAGCCATCGTCGCGAATGTCCGTCATCTGCGTCATAAAGAAAAGCCCTTTATTTACCCTGCTCTACTCTCCCATGCCGGCTATCGAAAGCTTGTGATGATCGGCTTTTGTGCCTTTATCTTGAATATGTCCAATCTGTTTCTCATGCCACTGGTGCTCTCAGAGGTTTTCCATCAAAGTGCTGCTACCATCGGATTGACGATTTTTCCTGGAGCGATATTGTCCAGTCTCGTCATCCCGTTTATTGGACGGCTGATTGACAAGCACGGAAATTTTCGATTTTTGCTGGGCGCACATTTCGTCTTGATCATTTCCATTCTGATAACAGCAGTTTTTCTGCCACACTCGCCACTGGTTATCCTCTTTTCATACGTGTTGTTTGCGCCTTCTCTCTCCACAGTGACCTCGACCCTCTCCAACGAGGTTTCGCAAATCCTGCCAAAGGAAATGGTTGGGGCTGGAATGGGACTCTTGCAGCTGTCTCAATTTTTAGGAGGCTCCTTTTCAGTGGCTTTATGCGGATTACTGTTAAGCTGGGAAAAGGGACTTCCGGTGCAAGCGGCATTCCAAAACGTTTTCTTTTTACTATTTCTGGTACTGCTCGGTGCGATCGTCATGGTTATTCGCTACCGAAGTACACGACAAGTACAGTCATTTGAAGCCTAG
- a CDS encoding SDR family NAD(P)-dependent oxidoreductase, whose translation MKLKNKVAIVTGAGSGNGRAIALRLFEEGAIVVVADMNEAGANETISQAPEGSKAMVVKVDVTQKDQVDSMVAQTIQEFGKVDILVNNAGIVAFTPFLELDEKEWDKVHDVNLKAPFFCSQAVAKEMIKAGNGGRIINITSVEAHRVVSSSGHCQPHYNSSKGGLHMLTKAIALELSSHGITCNAVAPGVVQTPFTEKGLEIPEVKEWVLERLPVGRIGQPQDVANAVLFLAQDEASYVTGSTLVVDGGWTIH comes from the coding sequence ATGAAATTAAAAAATAAAGTAGCCATCGTAACGGGAGCAGGTTCGGGGAATGGGCGCGCAATCGCACTTCGACTTTTTGAAGAAGGGGCCATCGTGGTTGTCGCCGATATGAATGAAGCAGGAGCAAACGAGACGATTTCCCAAGCTCCAGAAGGCAGCAAAGCCATGGTCGTAAAAGTGGATGTGACCCAAAAGGATCAGGTAGACAGCATGGTCGCACAAACCATTCAAGAGTTCGGTAAAGTGGACATCCTCGTGAACAATGCGGGAATTGTTGCATTTACGCCGTTTCTTGAGCTGGATGAGAAAGAATGGGACAAAGTGCATGATGTGAATCTGAAAGCGCCGTTCTTTTGCTCGCAAGCGGTAGCAAAAGAAATGATCAAGGCAGGCAATGGTGGACGTATCATCAATATTACTTCTGTAGAAGCACACCGCGTCGTTTCCAGCAGCGGACACTGCCAACCTCATTACAACTCGTCAAAAGGCGGTTTGCATATGCTGACGAAAGCGATTGCGCTGGAGCTTTCCTCTCATGGCATTACGTGCAATGCGGTCGCTCCAGGTGTCGTTCAAACCCCGTTCACGGAAAAAGGTTTGGAAATTCCAGAAGTGAAAGAGTGGGTCTTGGAGCGTCTGCCAGTAGGACGTATCGGACAACCTCAGGATGTTGCGAATGCTGTTCTGTTTCTTGCACAGGATGAAGCCTCTTACGTAACGGGCAGCACGCTTGTCGTAGATGGCGGCTGGACGATTCACTAA